From the genome of Nocardia sp. NBC_01503, one region includes:
- a CDS encoding hemophore-related protein, which translates to MSLVRNPRFAAALGAGALATVAIALAPATASASPLDLAAPLLNSTCTFAQVDAALHDKAPALASLLDQNPSQKAELEAKFNQSPAQRQAEFDAYVRDNPDAANNAASDPRAGGIAATIQTVADTCHNY; encoded by the coding sequence ATGAGTCTCGTCCGTAATCCCCGGTTCGCCGCAGCCCTCGGAGCCGGTGCCCTCGCCACGGTGGCGATCGCACTGGCACCCGCCACCGCCTCCGCGAGCCCGCTGGATCTGGCCGCACCCCTACTCAATTCGACCTGCACCTTCGCCCAGGTCGACGCCGCACTGCACGACAAGGCCCCGGCCCTGGCCTCGCTGCTGGATCAGAACCCCTCGCAGAAGGCCGAACTCGAGGCCAAGTTCAACCAGTCCCCCGCCCAGCGTCAGGCCGAATTCGACGCCTACGTTCGCGACAACCCGGATGCCGCGAACAACGCCGCCAGCGACCCGCGCGCGGGTGGTATCGCCGCCACCATTCAGACCGTCGCCGACACCTGCCACAACTACTGA
- a CDS encoding response regulator transcription factor, whose amino-acid sequence MDTALPTVLVVDDDEDVLVSVERGLRLSGFRVVIARDGAQALRAVNETAPDAVVLDMNMPILDGAGVVTALRAMGNEVPICVLSARNSVDDRIAGLESGADDYLVKPFVLAELVARIKALLRRRSDTPASSVPGAITVGPLEVDVAGYRALLHGDEIELTKREFELLSTLARSAGVVLSRERLLELVWGYDFAADTNVVDVFVGYLRRKMEIDGTPRLLHTIRGVGFVLRAPK is encoded by the coding sequence TTGGACACAGCGTTACCGACTGTCCTGGTCGTCGACGACGATGAGGACGTTCTCGTCTCGGTCGAACGCGGGCTCCGGCTCTCCGGCTTCCGGGTCGTCATCGCCCGGGACGGAGCGCAGGCGCTGCGCGCGGTGAACGAGACCGCGCCCGATGCCGTCGTACTCGATATGAATATGCCCATCCTGGACGGCGCCGGTGTGGTCACCGCGCTGCGGGCCATGGGCAATGAGGTGCCGATCTGCGTGCTGTCCGCGCGCAACTCCGTCGACGATCGCATCGCCGGACTCGAATCCGGGGCCGACGACTACCTGGTGAAACCATTCGTCCTGGCCGAACTCGTGGCGCGCATCAAGGCGCTGCTGCGGCGGCGCAGCGATACCCCCGCTTCTTCGGTCCCCGGCGCAATCACCGTGGGGCCCTTGGAGGTTGATGTCGCCGGATATCGCGCACTGCTGCACGGCGATGAAATCGAGCTCACCAAAAGGGAATTCGAACTGCTCTCCACCCTGGCCCGCAGTGCCGGAGTGGTTTTGAGCCGGGAACGACTCCTGGAGTTGGTGTGGGGCTACGACTTCGCCGCCGATACCAATGTCGTCGATGTCTTCGTCGGTTATCTACGGCGCAAGATGGAGATCGACGGCACCCCCCGACTGCTGCACACCATTCGCGGCGTCGGATTCGTCTTACGCGCACCGAAATGA
- a CDS encoding sensor histidine kinase, which translates to MNRRRRRRRSYSLRARVAGAAALGATIIVAALSWFTVYAIERNNLAQADQQLAVTSRVVLIEPVLAVTVLGVLGPTNDMALTVRNADGSLASTSVQLPSLPVGNHTVTVDGNTYRVLTTTQNQPSGRVVSLGIPTTENEKTTAAQRRWVLWAALIAVAAAAGLGWLFGGRAVRPIENLTRQLDRHGEPGGPLPVDGHGVRESEQLADAVNTMLERIDRAQAETAAALETARDFAAVSAHELRTPLTAMRTDLEVLRTLDLDEAQRAEILTDLHRGQNRVESTLAALERLAAGDLTNARDHVATDVAELIDAAAHDANRHFPNLKVRIDTDAELVTRGLPTGMRLAIDNALANSARHGGATEALVSAHRDPYGHIVISVDDNGHGIPTAERVAVFERFARGSQAAKGGSGLGLALVAQQAQLHGGRAYFDDGLLGGVRLVLELPDNPVFTELSDKRQS; encoded by the coding sequence ATGAACCGCCGCCGACGCCGCCGACGCTCGTACTCACTGCGAGCGCGCGTCGCGGGCGCTGCCGCACTCGGCGCGACAATCATTGTGGCGGCGCTGAGTTGGTTCACCGTCTACGCCATCGAGCGCAACAATCTCGCGCAAGCCGACCAGCAGTTGGCTGTCACCTCGCGGGTGGTGCTCATCGAACCGGTGCTCGCGGTGACCGTGCTCGGCGTACTCGGTCCCACCAACGATATGGCGCTCACCGTGCGAAACGCGGACGGGTCGCTGGCCAGCACCTCGGTGCAGCTGCCATCGCTGCCGGTCGGCAATCACACCGTGACGGTGGACGGCAATACCTATCGGGTACTCACCACCACACAGAATCAGCCCTCGGGACGCGTTGTCTCCCTTGGTATTCCGACCACAGAGAACGAGAAGACCACGGCCGCGCAACGCCGCTGGGTGCTGTGGGCGGCGCTGATCGCCGTCGCCGCGGCGGCCGGACTGGGCTGGCTCTTCGGCGGCCGCGCGGTCCGGCCCATCGAGAATCTGACCCGGCAGCTGGACCGGCACGGCGAACCCGGCGGGCCGCTACCGGTCGACGGGCACGGTGTGCGCGAATCCGAACAGCTCGCCGATGCGGTCAACACCATGCTGGAGCGTATCGACCGGGCCCAGGCCGAGACCGCGGCCGCACTGGAGACCGCGCGCGATTTCGCCGCCGTCTCCGCACATGAACTGCGCACCCCGCTCACCGCCATGCGCACCGATCTGGAGGTGCTGCGCACCCTCGACCTCGACGAGGCCCAGCGCGCGGAGATCCTCACCGATCTGCACCGCGGCCAGAATCGGGTGGAGTCCACCCTGGCCGCGCTGGAGCGGCTCGCCGCGGGCGATCTGACCAATGCCCGCGATCATGTCGCCACCGATGTGGCCGAATTGATCGACGCCGCCGCGCATGACGCGAATCGGCATTTCCCGAATCTGAAGGTGCGCATCGATACCGATGCCGAACTCGTCACGCGTGGACTGCCGACCGGTATGCGCCTGGCCATAGACAACGCGCTCGCCAACTCCGCCCGGCACGGCGGCGCGACCGAGGCGCTGGTCTCCGCACATCGAGATCCTTACGGGCACATCGTCATTTCGGTCGACGACAATGGGCACGGCATTCCCACCGCCGAGCGCGTCGCGGTATTCGAGCGATTCGCGCGGGGCAGTCAGGCCGCCAAGGGCGGATCCGGACTCGGCCTGGCATTGGTGGCGCAGCAGGCCCAATTGCACGGCGGGCGAGCCTATTTCGACGATGGACTACTCGGCGGGGTACGCCTGGTACTGGAGTTGCCCGATAATCCGGTCTTTACCGAACTCTCAGACAAACGCCAGAGCTGA
- a CDS encoding YhgE/Pip domain-containing protein, with translation MLGKRRASVLLVVLIAAAVAAGAVAYFRPQSAPSGVALINGDTGPTGAKIARALQDSGTREWDVVDSASTDDYAVIITLPTDLSADIASLGTDKPKKAQVTVTTNDRADAETVNDAVNDVTKRISASGMDTLFASMNNARGQMQQVAFTSTLLNAGVQAAADASQQFGSGADEMLAFLDQAKVGAGQITSAITELNSTVSAATTQANDLATALDSTGVTVGQVSQAADQLSTGINAIVPLLQGLPFANDPQLASIIGQLQGLQTVANQAGTQLNGVGELVGTTVTPETQLGQLLRSGATRLGDASAQLNQGGQLAASIPALADQGKTQLLGALNALSSGVTQLQSVTTTLGNQATAALNALPQRGVPQQSAIASALSDPVDIVRK, from the coding sequence GTGTTGGGAAAACGTCGCGCCTCGGTCCTGTTAGTCGTGCTGATCGCGGCCGCGGTCGCGGCCGGTGCGGTCGCCTACTTCCGCCCGCAGTCCGCTCCGAGTGGAGTGGCGCTGATCAACGGCGATACCGGGCCGACCGGCGCGAAAATCGCAAGGGCGTTGCAGGACAGCGGAACTCGTGAATGGGATGTGGTCGACTCGGCCAGTACCGACGATTACGCGGTGATCATCACCCTGCCCACCGACCTCTCCGCCGATATCGCCTCCCTCGGTACCGATAAACCGAAGAAGGCGCAGGTCACCGTGACCACCAATGATCGGGCCGACGCCGAGACGGTGAACGACGCGGTCAATGACGTCACCAAGCGGATCAGCGCCTCCGGCATGGACACCCTGTTCGCCTCCATGAACAACGCGCGCGGGCAGATGCAGCAGGTCGCCTTCACCAGCACGCTGTTGAACGCGGGTGTCCAGGCCGCCGCCGACGCCTCCCAGCAGTTCGGCTCCGGGGCCGATGAGATGCTGGCCTTCCTCGATCAGGCCAAAGTCGGTGCGGGACAGATCACTTCTGCCATCACCGAGCTGAACAGCACCGTGTCGGCGGCGACCACACAGGCCAACGACCTTGCCACGGCACTGGATTCGACCGGGGTCACCGTCGGGCAGGTCTCGCAGGCGGCGGATCAGCTGAGCACCGGGATCAATGCCATCGTGCCGCTGCTGCAGGGGCTGCCGTTCGCGAATGATCCGCAGTTGGCGAGCATCATCGGTCAGTTGCAGGGGTTGCAGACCGTCGCGAATCAGGCCGGGACACAGCTCAATGGGGTGGGCGAGCTGGTCGGCACCACCGTCACCCCCGAGACCCAGCTCGGTCAGTTGCTGCGGTCGGGCGCGACCCGACTGGGCGACGCGAGCGCGCAGTTGAATCAGGGCGGGCAGTTGGCCGCGAGCATTCCGGCCCTGGCCGATCAGGGCAAGACCCAGCTGCTGGGCGCGTTGAACGCGCTCAGCTCGGGGGTGACCCAGTTGCAGAGCGTCACCACCACACTGGGTAATCAGGCCACCGCGGCCTTGAACGCGCTGCCGCAGCGCGGGGTACCGCAGCAGTCGGCGATCGCGTCGGCGCTGTCGGATCCGGTGGATATCGTGCGCAAGTAA
- a CDS encoding FKBP-type peptidyl-prolyl cis-trans isomerase, which produces MSKPLIEFQDGPAPATLVIKDLVVGDGAEAKPGDTVDVHYVGVEFDSGEEFDSSWNRGESIVFPLRGLIQGWQDGIPGMKVGGRRQLTIPPELAYGPVGAGHHLSGKTLVFVIDLLDVLS; this is translated from the coding sequence ATGAGCAAGCCGCTAATCGAATTCCAGGACGGGCCCGCGCCCGCCACGCTGGTCATCAAGGACCTCGTCGTTGGCGACGGTGCCGAGGCCAAGCCGGGCGATACCGTCGACGTGCACTATGTGGGCGTCGAGTTCGACAGTGGTGAAGAGTTCGATTCCTCCTGGAATCGCGGCGAGTCCATCGTCTTCCCGCTGCGCGGTCTGATCCAGGGCTGGCAGGACGGCATCCCGGGTATGAAGGTCGGCGGCCGCCGCCAGCTCACCATCCCGCCGGAGCTGGCCTACGGTCCGGTCGGCGCGGGCCACCACCTGTCGGGCAAGACCCTGGTCTTCGTCATCGACCTGCTGGACGTGCTGAGCTGA
- a CDS encoding TrmH family RNA methyltransferase yields the protein MAEVIDIDDPADPRVDDFRDLSNADRRPDLPGGKGLVIAEGTVVVERMLTSRFTPSALLGVARKYEVLAERLSNIEVPYYRATAEVMAEIVGFHLNRGVLAAARRPRELTADEVLAASRTVAVLEGVNDHENIGSIFRNAAGLGADAVLFGDRCSDPLYRRSVRVSMGHVLRIPFASLPDLPDGLNTLRDKGFQIIALTPNPAADTLAHAMTGERVALLLGAEGPGLTEETMRASDIRARIPMTPGTDSLNVATAAAMAFYERVRAQ from the coding sequence GTGGCCGAAGTGATCGATATCGACGACCCCGCCGACCCGCGTGTCGACGATTTCCGCGACCTCAGCAATGCGGACCGGCGACCGGATCTGCCGGGCGGAAAAGGACTGGTGATCGCCGAGGGCACGGTTGTCGTCGAGCGCATGCTGACCTCGCGATTCACCCCCTCCGCACTATTGGGTGTGGCGCGCAAATACGAGGTGCTGGCCGAACGGCTTTCGAATATCGAGGTGCCGTACTACCGCGCGACCGCCGAGGTGATGGCGGAGATTGTCGGATTCCATCTGAATCGGGGCGTGTTGGCGGCGGCGCGCCGACCCCGGGAGCTCACCGCGGACGAGGTGCTCGCGGCGTCGCGCACGGTGGCCGTACTCGAGGGCGTGAACGATCACGAGAACATCGGCTCGATCTTCCGCAATGCCGCCGGACTCGGCGCGGATGCGGTGCTGTTCGGCGACCGCTGCTCGGATCCGCTGTACCGGCGCTCGGTGCGGGTCTCCATGGGGCATGTCCTGCGCATCCCGTTCGCCTCGCTGCCCGATCTACCCGATGGCCTGAACACCCTGCGCGACAAGGGTTTCCAGATCATCGCCCTCACTCCGAATCCGGCCGCGGACACGCTCGCGCACGCCATGACCGGTGAGCGGGTGGCCCTGTTGCTCGGCGCGGAGGGCCCCGGCCTGACCGAGGAGACCATGCGCGCCAGCGATATTCGCGCTCGCATCCCCATGACACCGGGCACCGATTCGCTTAATGTGGCCACCGCCGCCGCCATGGCCTTCTACGAGAGAGTGCGTGCCCAGTGA
- a CDS encoding DUF2537 domain-containing protein, with amino-acid sequence MSYPPDGPYGYGYSEPTPWASGIAVIAFVALLSAAGVYAFGEALARIHPLLAVAVNLIAVGGVTPTAWRWRFQPVTRWVLAGLGVGVLIGWIALLA; translated from the coding sequence GTGAGCTATCCACCCGACGGCCCCTACGGCTACGGGTACTCCGAGCCGACGCCGTGGGCGAGCGGTATCGCCGTCATCGCGTTCGTGGCATTGCTCAGCGCGGCCGGGGTCTATGCCTTCGGTGAGGCGCTGGCGCGGATTCATCCACTGCTGGCGGTGGCGGTGAATCTCATTGCCGTAGGCGGTGTCACGCCGACCGCGTGGCGGTGGCGATTCCAGCCGGTGACGCGCTGGGTGCTCGCCGGCCTGGGCGTGGGCGTCCTGATCGGCTGGATCGCCCTGCTGGCCTGA
- a CDS encoding DUF6928 family protein has product MPSTVSSLWYVDASDPFGVLRAHPGPDPDAAWALARQLHPDRDVVPAASGTMKVWAGPDPESIYIGCYPGVTVVCSTQAALPRPTKLPELLVRPLASEHTYLVSYDLSLGWGAFAEWERGEFRRSFSASRVNILEDEGMPRVWERPYWAGEHPIELEPGEMADPQLLPFDPPDFADAANQEWLGFRYRGKFSEDALTPDHIEVCGFSLFPKGQAPALDGPAAPSTVERNGRRGLFGWLRGKDRVS; this is encoded by the coding sequence GTGCCATCCACAGTCTCGTCCCTCTGGTACGTCGACGCCTCCGATCCGTTCGGAGTGCTGCGCGCGCATCCGGGACCGGATCCGGACGCCGCCTGGGCGCTGGCCAGACAGCTCCATCCCGACCGCGATGTGGTGCCCGCCGCCTCCGGCACCATGAAGGTGTGGGCGGGGCCGGACCCCGAATCCATCTATATCGGTTGCTATCCCGGCGTCACGGTCGTCTGCTCCACCCAGGCCGCACTGCCGCGCCCTACCAAACTGCCGGAGCTGCTGGTCCGGCCGCTCGCCTCCGAGCACACCTATCTGGTCTCCTATGACCTCTCGCTGGGCTGGGGCGCGTTCGCCGAATGGGAGCGCGGGGAATTCCGCAGATCCTTCAGCGCCAGCCGCGTCAATATTCTCGAGGATGAGGGCATGCCCCGGGTCTGGGAGCGGCCGTATTGGGCGGGGGAACACCCGATCGAATTGGAGCCGGGTGAAATGGCCGACCCGCAGTTATTACCGTTCGACCCACCGGATTTCGCCGATGCCGCCAATCAGGAATGGCTCGGCTTCCGGTATCGCGGAAAGTTCTCCGAGGACGCGCTCACCCCGGACCACATCGAAGTATGCGGATTCTCGTTGTTCCCCAAGGGACAGGCCCCCGCACTCGACGGGCCCGCGGCACCGTCGACCGTCGAACGCAATGGCAGGCGTGGGTTGTTCGGCTGGCTGCGCGGTAAAGACCGGGTGTCCTGA
- the sepH gene encoding septation protein SepH, whose amino-acid sequence MRELRVIGLTPDSTHIVCIDTESGQKYRLPADDKLRAAARGDLARFGQIEIETEATMRPRDIQARIRAGASVEQVTEESGMPASRVERFAYPVLLERARAAELAQQAHPVRNDGPAIETLIEIVSAAFAERGHDIGVAEWDAWKDEKGYWVAQLQWQAGRSVIAAHWRYQPDAHGGSVVPLDDPASDLIDPDFGRALRGLATILPDRNEPVAPEPAPAPRTTAPAPREERAEYESAPARVASQQSMDGYYEQRAAVGDGTVPAPAVAAAAPAPVATPTAPVSTPPAAPAHSAPAPAAPAASAPAQTAPAQPAATAPAANAPASAPVEEPVVPEPAAPAAPRPPPRRRLRPPRPPRPRRNPRRSPPGPSVAVRPLCRPGKTFS is encoded by the coding sequence GTGCGTGAACTTCGAGTAATCGGATTGACGCCCGATTCCACGCACATCGTGTGCATCGATACCGAGAGCGGCCAGAAGTACCGGCTGCCCGCCGATGACAAACTGCGTGCCGCCGCCCGCGGAGATCTTGCCCGATTCGGACAAATCGAGATCGAAACGGAAGCCACGATGCGCCCTCGCGATATCCAGGCTCGAATCCGTGCCGGTGCCTCGGTCGAGCAGGTGACCGAAGAGTCGGGCATGCCCGCCAGTCGAGTGGAGCGCTTCGCGTATCCCGTTCTCCTGGAACGTGCTCGCGCCGCCGAGTTGGCACAGCAGGCGCATCCGGTGCGCAATGACGGCCCCGCCATCGAAACCCTCATCGAAATCGTCTCCGCGGCCTTCGCCGAGCGCGGCCACGATATCGGCGTTGCCGAATGGGACGCTTGGAAGGACGAAAAGGGTTACTGGGTCGCCCAATTGCAGTGGCAGGCCGGTCGTTCGGTCATTGCCGCGCACTGGCGCTACCAGCCGGACGCGCACGGCGGTTCGGTTGTACCGCTCGATGATCCGGCCTCGGACCTGATCGATCCCGACTTCGGCCGCGCCCTGCGCGGGCTGGCCACCATCCTGCCGGACCGCAATGAGCCGGTCGCCCCGGAGCCCGCTCCCGCACCGCGTACCACCGCGCCCGCTCCCCGTGAGGAGCGCGCCGAATACGAATCCGCACCCGCCCGGGTCGCCAGCCAGCAGTCCATGGACGGCTACTACGAGCAGCGCGCCGCCGTCGGTGACGGCACCGTGCCCGCCCCCGCGGTGGCCGCCGCAGCTCCGGCCCCGGTCGCCACCCCGACCGCTCCGGTCTCGACTCCGCCTGCGGCTCCGGCGCATTCGGCCCCCGCACCTGCGGCTCCGGCGGCTTCGGCCCCTGCGCAGACCGCTCCCGCACAGCCCGCGGCCACCGCGCCCGCGGCGAATGCCCCGGCATCGGCTCCGGTCGAGGAGCCCGTTGTCCCGGAACCGGCCGCGCCCGCGGCCCCGCGGCCCCCGCCGCGTCGGCGGCTCCGGCCGCCACGCCCGCCGCGCCCGCGGCGAAACCCGCGCAGAAGCCCGCCCGGGCCAAGCGTGGCGGTAAGGCCCCTATGCCGTCCTGGGAAGACGTTCTCCTAG
- the serC gene encoding phosphoserine transaminase, translating to MTSAFPTIPDDLKPADGRFGCGPSKVRPEQLQSLVDTGASVFGTSHRQKPVKDVVARVRSGLRELFALPDGYEVVLGNGGTTAFWDAAAFGLIREKSLHLTNGEFSSKFASVAKANPFIGDPIVVKAEPGSAPEPTSDPSVDLIGWAHNETSTGVAIPVSRPAGSENALIAIDATSGAGGLPVNIADSDVYYFAPQKCFASDGGLWIALMSPAALARVEEIKNSGRFTPEFLSLPIAVDNSTKDQTYNTPALATLLLFANQIEWMNGNGGLDWCVKRTADSSSRLYNWAETSEFATPFVVDPAHRSQVVGTIDFNDSVDAAQVAKVLRANGIVDTEPYRKLGRNQLRVGMFPAIDPEDVSQLTRCIDWVVGQIG from the coding sequence ATGACCTCTGCGTTCCCGACCATCCCCGACGATCTCAAGCCCGCCGACGGACGGTTCGGCTGCGGACCCTCCAAGGTGCGTCCCGAACAGCTGCAGTCCCTGGTGGATACCGGCGCTTCGGTGTTCGGTACCTCGCACCGGCAGAAGCCGGTCAAGGACGTGGTGGCGCGGGTGCGTTCCGGCCTGCGCGAATTGTTCGCCCTGCCCGACGGTTACGAGGTCGTGCTCGGCAACGGTGGCACCACCGCGTTCTGGGACGCCGCCGCCTTCGGCCTGATCCGCGAGAAGTCGCTGCACCTGACCAACGGCGAGTTCTCCTCCAAGTTCGCCTCGGTGGCCAAGGCCAACCCGTTCATCGGTGATCCGATCGTGGTCAAGGCGGAGCCGGGCAGCGCGCCCGAGCCCACCTCCGATCCGTCGGTCGACCTCATCGGCTGGGCGCATAACGAGACCTCCACCGGTGTCGCCATTCCGGTTTCGCGCCCCGCGGGTTCGGAGAACGCGCTCATCGCCATCGACGCCACCTCGGGTGCGGGCGGTCTGCCGGTGAACATCGCCGATTCCGATGTGTACTACTTCGCACCGCAGAAGTGCTTCGCCTCCGATGGCGGGCTGTGGATCGCCCTGATGAGCCCGGCCGCGCTGGCCCGCGTCGAGGAGATCAAGAACTCCGGTCGTTTCACCCCGGAATTCCTGTCGTTGCCCATCGCGGTGGACAACTCCACCAAGGATCAGACGTACAACACCCCGGCGCTCGCCACGCTGTTGCTGTTCGCGAATCAGATCGAATGGATGAATGGCAACGGCGGACTCGATTGGTGCGTGAAGCGCACCGCCGATTCCTCGTCGCGCCTGTACAACTGGGCCGAGACCAGCGAATTCGCCACCCCGTTCGTGGTGGATCCGGCGCATCGCTCGCAGGTGGTCGGCACCATCGATTTCAATGATTCGGTGGATGCGGCGCAGGTCGCGAAGGTGCTGCGCGCCAACGGAATCGTCGATACCGAGCCGTACCGTAAGCTGGGTCGTAACCAGTTGCGCGTCGGCATGTTCCCGGCCATCGATCCGGAGGATGTGTCGCAGCTGACCCGCTGCATCGATTGGGTTGTCGGACAGATCGGCTGA
- a CDS encoding polysaccharide deacetylase family protein gives MLDAGLSRRRLLTVGVAMAAGYVSAGCGRASGNDRILEPPLSRTDKGLAPANLPLAHGGLNPDAVAAQYAGKKPQQWGTDIPGILTDFDAAGKRFALTFDACGGPGNNDVDENLLSLLIAQQLPATLFVNKRWIDANQARAAQLAANPLFELANHGTAHRPLSVNGRAAYEIKGTASAQEAVDEVWGNHERLTRLVGRAPRFFRTGTAHYDEFAVAIVKDLGETPVGYSLNADYGATSTAAQVQANMMTAKPGGISLAHMHRPRSGTAPGMYAALTALKANGFQFVNLP, from the coding sequence GTGCTCGACGCAGGACTTTCCCGGAGACGTTTGCTCACCGTCGGCGTGGCCATGGCCGCCGGTTACGTATCCGCCGGTTGCGGCCGGGCGAGCGGGAACGATCGCATCCTGGAACCGCCGCTGAGCCGCACGGACAAGGGGCTGGCCCCGGCCAACCTGCCGCTCGCGCACGGCGGGTTGAACCCGGACGCGGTGGCCGCCCAATACGCCGGGAAGAAGCCGCAGCAGTGGGGGACCGATATCCCCGGAATTCTCACCGACTTCGACGCCGCCGGAAAGCGATTCGCGCTCACCTTCGACGCGTGCGGCGGCCCGGGAAATAATGACGTCGACGAGAATCTACTGAGTCTGCTTATCGCACAGCAGCTTCCGGCCACCCTATTCGTCAACAAACGCTGGATCGACGCGAATCAGGCGCGTGCGGCGCAGCTCGCGGCGAACCCGCTCTTCGAACTCGCCAATCACGGCACCGCGCATCGGCCGCTCTCGGTGAACGGCCGCGCGGCCTATGAGATCAAGGGCACCGCCTCGGCGCAGGAGGCGGTGGACGAGGTCTGGGGCAATCATGAACGCCTCACCCGGCTGGTCGGCCGCGCACCGCGCTTCTTCCGCACCGGCACAGCGCATTACGACGAATTCGCGGTGGCCATCGTCAAGGACCTGGGCGAAACCCCGGTCGGCTACTCCCTCAACGCCGATTACGGTGCGACCTCCACCGCGGCCCAGGTGCAGGCGAACATGATGACCGCGAAACCGGGTGGTATCTCGCTGGCGCATATGCACCGGCCGCGGTCCGGGACCGCACCCGGTATGTACGCCGCCCTGACCGCTTTGAAGGCCAACGGCTTTCAATTCGTGAACCTGCCGTAG
- a CDS encoding DUF1272 domain-containing protein: protein MALEMRTRCERCEAVDLPADGPAVICSYECTFCEACGRTMNYVCPNCGGELVARPRRSE from the coding sequence ATGGCATTGGAGATGCGGACGCGCTGCGAACGTTGCGAGGCTGTCGATTTGCCCGCGGACGGTCCGGCCGTCATCTGCTCGTACGAATGCACGTTCTGCGAAGCTTGCGGCCGAACAATGAATTACGTTTGCCCGAATTGTGGTGGTGAATTGGTTGCGAGGCCGCGAAGGTCCGAATAA
- a CDS encoding RDD family protein: protein MTYPNNPYPPQQPGYGYPPQQPGYGYPPQDAQPGYGYPQQPAQPGYSQPGYPQQQPPSQPGYPQQPTAQPGYPQQGAAPQPAYDYTQQPYGAQQPGQGGYSPYGAPQLPYASWGARVGAYLLDALMFFLPGALLQIIASTAGTDSPDCSALYDSAYSSTPNYSAGCTAGGMNALGGICMGLALILYIGAGLFLAYREGTTGQTPGKKIVGIRLVREATGQPVGFGLAIGRKLLHVVDSLACYIGWLMPLWDGKRQTLADKIVSTIVVKV from the coding sequence ATGACCTACCCGAACAATCCCTATCCGCCGCAGCAGCCCGGCTACGGCTATCCCCCGCAGCAGCCCGGATACGGTTACCCGCCCCAGGACGCACAGCCCGGTTACGGCTATCCGCAGCAGCCCGCACAACCGGGTTACTCGCAGCCGGGTTATCCACAGCAGCAGCCACCGTCGCAGCCCGGTTATCCACAGCAGCCGACCGCACAGCCCGGCTATCCACAGCAGGGTGCCGCACCACAGCCGGCCTACGACTACACCCAACAGCCTTATGGCGCACAGCAACCCGGCCAGGGGGGCTACTCCCCCTACGGCGCACCGCAACTGCCGTACGCGAGTTGGGGTGCTCGGGTGGGCGCGTACCTGCTCGACGCGCTGATGTTCTTCCTGCCCGGCGCGCTGCTACAGATCATCGCGTCCACGGCCGGTACGGATTCGCCGGACTGCTCGGCCCTCTACGACAGCGCCTACAGCTCGACTCCCAACTACAGCGCCGGCTGCACCGCCGGTGGGATGAACGCGCTCGGCGGCATCTGCATGGGCCTGGCGCTGATCCTCTACATCGGCGCGGGTCTGTTCCTGGCCTACCGTGAGGGCACCACCGGACAGACGCCCGGCAAGAAGATCGTCGGGATTCGCCTGGTGCGTGAGGCCACCGGTCAGCCGGTCGGATTCGGTCTGGCCATCGGCCGCAAACTGCTGCACGTGGTGGACAGCCTGGCCTGCTACATCGGCTGGTTGATGCCGCTGTGGGACGGCAAGCGCCAGACCCTGGCCGACAAGATCGTCAGCACGATTGTGGTGAAGGTCTAG